A stretch of the Bacillus licheniformis DSM 13 = ATCC 14580 genome encodes the following:
- a CDS encoding serine hydrolase, with protein sequence MKQSLKALKGFRAFAEEKMKEWNVPGAAVAVIKEDEIIMAEGFGFRDKERKLKVNPETVFAIGSASKAFTTAAMAVLADEGKMEWDKPVREYLPEFKMHDPVATERMTPRDLACHRSGLPRHEMMWYNSSFSREELFRRIRYLEPNQDFRSKWQYQNLMYMTAGYLAGRIAGTTWEDLVHERLFKPLHMTSSSFSVEDMQKLSDFAFPYQENNGTVEKIPFRNIDAIGPAGSINSNAVDMANWLLLQLGSEKFNGVLSDGSLHELHTPCISCDSIIKAKELPVCSYGLGWFVEPYRGRHMIHHGGNIDGFSSLVAFMPYEKIGIVILTNMNGSFLPNVLAYNIFDRLLGLEEIDWSGRLKGEAEKIMKAALGVDRTADLTKIEGTNPSHALKDYTGVYEHPGYGEIKIELKDGVLQALFNSFVMPLKHYHYNIFEMKMPLTEMAMLASFDTDIHGHISRLSIPFEMAEGAREIEFVRKPDQQLYDPEFLASLTGKYALGDGTDVVVSLRNNRTLWVSLPGQPDYELEPYRELTFQIKNLPGFSVRFEAGDSGQVTGLRFIQPNGEFPAVRK encoded by the coding sequence ATGAAACAGTCATTAAAGGCATTAAAAGGCTTTCGGGCATTCGCCGAAGAAAAAATGAAAGAGTGGAACGTTCCTGGAGCCGCGGTTGCAGTCATTAAGGAAGACGAGATCATCATGGCGGAAGGGTTTGGATTCAGGGATAAAGAACGGAAATTAAAGGTCAACCCGGAAACGGTATTTGCGATCGGTTCCGCCTCCAAGGCATTTACAACGGCGGCGATGGCGGTATTGGCTGATGAAGGGAAAATGGAGTGGGATAAGCCGGTAAGGGAATATCTCCCTGAGTTTAAGATGCACGATCCGGTAGCAACTGAACGGATGACTCCCCGTGATCTTGCGTGCCATCGTTCTGGTCTCCCAAGACACGAAATGATGTGGTACAATTCCTCCTTTTCAAGGGAGGAGCTTTTCAGACGGATCCGCTACCTTGAGCCGAATCAGGATTTTCGATCAAAGTGGCAGTATCAGAACCTGATGTATATGACGGCTGGTTATCTTGCTGGAAGAATAGCGGGGACGACATGGGAGGATCTTGTTCATGAGCGGCTTTTCAAACCTTTGCATATGACATCCAGCAGCTTTTCGGTCGAAGATATGCAAAAGCTTTCCGATTTTGCCTTTCCATATCAAGAGAACAACGGAACGGTTGAAAAAATACCTTTTCGTAATATCGATGCGATCGGGCCGGCTGGGTCGATTAATTCCAATGCCGTGGATATGGCAAATTGGCTGCTTCTTCAGCTTGGCAGCGAGAAATTCAACGGGGTTTTATCAGATGGAAGCCTTCATGAACTGCATACGCCTTGCATTTCCTGCGACTCCATTATTAAAGCGAAGGAGCTTCCGGTCTGCAGCTATGGACTCGGCTGGTTTGTGGAACCGTACCGCGGTCGCCATATGATTCATCATGGCGGAAATATCGACGGCTTTTCATCGCTTGTCGCTTTCATGCCTTATGAAAAGATCGGCATTGTCATTTTGACAAATATGAACGGCAGCTTTCTTCCAAATGTTCTGGCGTACAACATTTTTGACCGCTTGCTTGGATTGGAAGAGATCGATTGGAGCGGCCGGCTGAAAGGCGAAGCGGAAAAAATAATGAAAGCCGCTTTAGGAGTGGATCGAACCGCGGATCTTACCAAAATTGAAGGAACGAATCCTTCTCATGCCCTGAAGGACTACACAGGTGTATATGAGCATCCCGGCTACGGCGAAATCAAAATAGAGCTTAAAGACGGCGTGTTACAGGCGCTCTTCAATTCGTTTGTGATGCCTTTGAAGCATTATCATTACAATATATTCGAGATGAAAATGCCGCTCACGGAGATGGCGATGCTCGCATCATTCGACACCGATATACACGGACATATCAGCCGCCTTTCCATACCGTTTGAAATGGCGGAAGGCGCTAGAGAAATCGAATTTGTCAGGAAGCCGGATCAGCAATTGTACGACCCTGAATTTCTTGCTTCTTTAACAGGGAAGTATGCATTGGGAGACGGAACAGATGTCGTTGTGTCTCTCAGAAACAACCGGACGCTCTGGGTTTCATTGCCCGGTCAGCCTGATTACGAACTTGAACCTTACCGTGAGTTGACATTTCAAATAAAAAATCTGCCGGGATTCAGCGTCCGATTTGAAGCCGGCGATTCCGGACAGGTAACAGGTTTGCGCTTCATCCAGCCGAATGGAGAATTTCCTGCTGTCCGGAAATAG
- a CDS encoding (Fe-S)-binding protein → MTTADERKVIEQQFKQRMDEEELLNCMRCGFCLPSCPTYIESGFQESHSPRGRIALMKAVVDGTIEPDEDVERSLELCLGCRACEPVCPSGVNYGRLLEEARDIIQQNKKHAFPVKVLRRAVFKGLFPHPNRIRALTGMLGLYQRSGMQNVIRKSGLLRLLPDHLAKMEAVLPKVPNMKQLKKRPHLLPAIGERKKRAAFFSGCLMDTLFLDTNMATIELLRLAGCEIIIPEQQTCCGALHGHSSEKSEAILLAKRNIQAFEDSNADFIITNAGGCGAFLKEYDHLLKDDSEWRERAASFTGKLKDFSSVLLELNFDQQSLELPEQIVTYQDSCHLRNVMKTSAEPRRLIRSIKGIEFKEMKNAESCCGSAGIYNIVESEMSMKILDTKMEAAAATRAATIVTANPGCLLQMKLGIERAGLTDRVRAVHLADLLLEAVQK, encoded by the coding sequence ATGACGACAGCTGACGAAAGAAAGGTCATTGAACAGCAGTTTAAACAAAGAATGGATGAGGAAGAGCTGCTGAATTGCATGCGCTGCGGCTTCTGTCTGCCGTCATGCCCCACCTACATCGAATCCGGTTTTCAAGAAAGCCATTCTCCGCGCGGACGCATCGCGCTCATGAAAGCGGTCGTCGATGGGACGATCGAGCCTGATGAGGATGTCGAACGGTCACTCGAGCTTTGCCTCGGCTGCCGCGCGTGTGAACCTGTTTGTCCGTCAGGCGTAAACTACGGACGCTTGCTTGAAGAAGCGAGAGATATTATTCAGCAGAACAAAAAGCACGCCTTTCCGGTTAAAGTGCTTCGCCGCGCAGTATTCAAAGGGCTTTTCCCCCATCCAAACAGAATCAGGGCGCTGACCGGAATGCTCGGCTTGTATCAGCGTTCCGGCATGCAAAACGTGATTCGCAAATCCGGCTTGCTCCGGCTTTTGCCGGACCACCTCGCGAAGATGGAGGCGGTTTTGCCGAAGGTTCCTAATATGAAACAGCTGAAAAAACGGCCGCACCTGCTCCCTGCGATCGGGGAGAGAAAAAAACGGGCCGCCTTTTTCTCAGGCTGTCTCATGGATACGCTGTTTTTGGATACGAATATGGCAACCATTGAGCTGCTGCGGCTGGCTGGCTGCGAGATCATAATTCCCGAACAGCAGACCTGCTGCGGCGCCCTCCACGGACACAGCAGCGAAAAGTCTGAGGCCATCCTGCTCGCAAAACGAAATATTCAGGCATTCGAGGATTCAAACGCGGACTTTATCATAACAAATGCAGGCGGATGCGGAGCTTTTTTAAAGGAATATGATCATCTCCTGAAAGATGACTCCGAATGGCGGGAACGGGCAGCATCTTTCACAGGAAAATTGAAAGACTTTTCTTCCGTCTTGTTGGAACTGAACTTCGATCAGCAATCCCTTGAACTGCCGGAGCAAATCGTCACATACCAAGATTCGTGCCATTTGCGAAATGTCATGAAAACGTCCGCTGAGCCGAGACGCCTTATTCGCAGCATCAAGGGCATTGAATTCAAGGAAATGAAAAATGCCGAAAGCTGCTGTGGATCAGCCGGCATTTATAACATTGTCGAATCCGAAATGTCGATGAAAATTCTCGATACTAAAATGGAAGCAGCAGCAGCGACCCGGGCCGCTACGATCGTTACGGCTAATCCCGGATGTCTGCTGCAAATGAAGCTCGGCATTGAACGAGCAGGACTTACAGACCGAGTGAGAGCCGTTCATCTGGCGGATTTATTACTGGAAGCCGTCCAGAAGTGA
- the glcD gene encoding glycolate oxidase subunit GlcD, whose amino-acid sequence MISSQVRSKLIEIVGSANYDDSNAGRLVYSYDATPQFQSMPDAVIAPRSKEEVSRIVKICNTHRIPIVPRGSGTNLCAGTCPTEGGIVLLFKHMNQILEIDEENLTITVQPGVITLDLIHAAEEKGLFYPPDPSSMKISTIGGNINENSGGLRGLKYGVTRDYVMALEIVLANGDIIRTGGKLAKDVAGYDLTRLFVGSEGTLGVITEATLKLIPAPETKKTVLALYQDIDSAAQTVSNIIAHKIIPTTLEFLDQPTIQVIEDFAKIGLPVHAKAVLLIEQDGTEDAVRRDIAVIEEICKKGNAVSVQTAQTEAEAENLREARRTALSALARLKPTTILEDATVPRSEIAEMVKAINSIAEKHQISICTFGHAGDGNLHPTCTTDVRNSEEMKRVEQAFEDIFKKAVELGGTITGEHGVGEMKAPYLELKLGNAGIAAMKAVKQALDPNNIMNPGKIFAKDSRKRVVVTR is encoded by the coding sequence TCGAACGCCGGACGGCTCGTCTATTCCTATGATGCGACACCACAGTTTCAATCGATGCCTGACGCGGTCATTGCCCCGCGCAGCAAGGAAGAAGTATCGCGAATCGTGAAAATCTGCAACACGCACCGCATTCCGATTGTGCCGAGAGGTTCAGGTACAAACCTATGTGCCGGCACATGCCCGACTGAAGGGGGGATTGTCCTCCTGTTTAAGCATATGAATCAAATTTTAGAAATCGATGAAGAAAATTTAACGATAACCGTCCAGCCCGGTGTGATCACACTTGACTTAATTCACGCCGCTGAAGAAAAAGGATTATTTTATCCGCCCGATCCGAGCTCAATGAAGATCTCGACAATCGGCGGGAATATTAACGAAAACTCAGGCGGCCTCCGCGGCTTGAAATACGGAGTGACCCGCGATTATGTCATGGCGCTGGAAATCGTTCTTGCAAACGGGGACATCATCCGCACCGGCGGCAAGCTGGCCAAAGATGTTGCCGGCTATGATTTGACGCGTCTGTTCGTCGGTTCTGAAGGAACGCTCGGCGTCATCACTGAAGCAACATTAAAACTCATCCCGGCACCCGAAACAAAAAAAACCGTCCTCGCTCTCTATCAAGATATCGACTCTGCAGCACAAACTGTTTCAAATATCATTGCACATAAAATCATTCCGACGACACTCGAATTTCTCGACCAACCTACGATTCAGGTGATCGAAGACTTCGCGAAAATCGGCCTTCCCGTCCATGCCAAAGCGGTTCTCCTGATCGAACAGGACGGCACCGAAGATGCAGTTCGCCGTGATATCGCCGTGATTGAAGAGATTTGCAAAAAAGGAAATGCTGTGTCCGTTCAAACTGCGCAAACAGAAGCTGAAGCGGAAAATCTTCGGGAGGCCCGCCGCACCGCCCTTTCGGCTTTAGCGCGGTTAAAGCCGACGACCATTCTGGAGGATGCTACGGTACCGCGTTCTGAAATTGCTGAAATGGTAAAAGCGATTAATTCGATCGCCGAAAAGCACCAAATATCGATTTGTACATTCGGGCACGCAGGCGACGGCAACCTTCATCCGACCTGTACGACAGATGTCAGAAACAGTGAAGAAATGAAACGGGTCGAACAGGCTTTTGAAGACATCTTTAAAAAAGCGGTTGAACTGGGAGGAACAATTACCGGAGAACATGGGGTCGGCGAAATGAAAGCCCCCTATTTGGAACTGAAGCTGGGCAATGCGGGAATCGCCGCCATGAAGGCGGTAAAACAGGCATTGGATCCAAACAACATCATGAATCCCGGGAAGATATTTGCGAAAGACTCCCGCAAGCGAGTGGTGGTGACAAGATGA